One Hermetia illucens chromosome 4, iHerIll2.2.curated.20191125, whole genome shotgun sequence DNA segment encodes these proteins:
- the LOC119654540 gene encoding protein transport protein Sec61 gamma-2 subunit, translating to MDKVIKYCEPGRAFAKDSIRLVKRCTKPDRREFQKIAIATAIGFCIMGFIGFFVKLIHIPINNIIVGS from the coding sequence ATGGATAAAGTTATCAAATACTGTGAACCTGGCCGCGCCTTCGCCAAGGACTCCATTCGATTGGTTAAGCGTTGCACAAAACCAGATCGACGAGAATTCCAGAAGATCGCCATTGCCACCGCCATTGGTTTCTGCATCATGGGATTCATTGGTTTCTTCGTGAAACTCATTCATATTCCAATTAACAATATCATTGTTGGATCATAA